GGTCAGGGCTGCAACTCCCGGGACGGCGGCCTTCAGGTCGGCCATGGGTTCGTGGTCCTCCGCCCACCTGGCAAGGACGGAGACCGGGCGAGCAGGCTCTGCCCGAGCTCGGTGAGCCGGTACTCCGCGCCGGCCGGCGCGGTGGCCAGGACCCGCCTCTCCACCAAGCGATTGCGCTCCAGCTTGCGCAGCATCCGGTTCAGCATCTTCTTGCTGATCCCGCCGATTCGGTCGCGGAGGTCGCTGTAGCGCCGCGGACCGTCTCCCGGTCCGAACACCGTGCTCCGCGCGCGTGGGGGATGGGAAGCAGCGTCAGCTGCTGGACGTCCAGCCCGGACAACGTCTGTTCCGTCCACAATAGACTCTGGTGCTTCCGAGATGGTGCTCCGAGTGGTCGATCGAGATCTCGACCGCGCCGCCGGACGCGACGCCGCGATGAACCACAGCCTGACCGCCGCGTCCTCGCGTGAGGGGCCGATCATCCTTGTCGTCTCCACTCCGGGGAGATGGTTCGAGTGGCCCCGAGTGCTCGACTGCTCCCGTTGCCGGGCGTCGGGCACGATGTGCCGCACAAGGGGCAGGCCGGGATCGCCAAGGAGATCCTGACGCACACGGCTTGAAATATCGGGACAACCCGAACGTGTGGTGGTACGTCTACTGGGTAGAGACGGAAGCATTTCCAACACCCAGGGGGAAAAACCATGAAGACGAGGTTCGCTGTAGCGGCGCTCGCGGCCACCTTCGCCGTCGCCAGCGTTGCCGGGACCGCTCACGCGGACGGCGACAACACTCTCGGGCCGTTCGGCTACAACGACTTGAAGCTCGGCCAGTCCGAACAGGCGGCCGTGGAGACCGGCCTGCTGGTGGACGGTGAAGGCGACCAGGTCTGCCGCAGGTACTACTTCGCGCCCTCCGAGGGCAGCTCGCCCAGGGCAAGCGGTGTGTGGATCTCCGGTCTCCGGGGAGTGACCCTGATCGGTGCCACGTCGCGCATGCGGACGGCCGAGGGCATCACCGAGGGGGCGTCGCTTCACTCGCTGCGACAGCACTACCCGCAGCTGGTGCAGGACCCGGACTCCGACTGGATTCACTCAACGCCGGCTCCTGGCAACCCCAGTGCCAAGTACCGTTTCGTGGTGTACGGCGGCGTCGTTGACAGCTTCGTCCTGGAATTGAACGACCGCGCGAGCTGCTGATCCGAGCTAGCGCGCCGCGGCCATCGGCACGTCGACAAAGCATTGGGGGACAAGAAGGATCTGGCCCCGTGCGTTGGTGACACGCACCTGGTGCAGCCTGTCAGCTGCGTGTCCACCACCGTTCGTCGACGCTCTCGGGCGGTCGAAGCGGAACGACCAGTCACCGTCGAACTGAATGGCGGCGAACTGCCGGTCACGTTTGCGTTGCCCTGGATCCGATTTCGGCCGTTCGTCGCGATGACCGTGACCGGTCCGGCTGCGGTCGCGCGCCGGTCGTGCTTCGTGTCGTGCCCATCGATGTGCGCCCGCTCCATTGGAGTGGGCGCGGACACGGCGTGAGCGCCCGGTCGTCCCTGCGCTGCATCACCGGTGCCTGCGAGTGGCTGTGGAGGTGCGCCTCGCACCTCCGTTGGGAATCCTCAACGCCTGTCGTCGACTGGGGACGCGAGATGCAACTCCGCCGCGCCCGTGGGTCCGGTCGACGTGAGGGTTGCCGGTCCACGGAGCGGCGGCGGGGCTGCCGCTGTGACGTCACTGTGCTCGGGCGGGTGTGGATGTGTGCGACTGGCCGCCGTGTGTTTTGAGGTTGGCGGCGGCCACGAGGGCGGAGACTCCGGAGACGATGCTGAACAGCCCGAAGACCTGGGCCAGGACCACGGCGCCGATGTCCGGCCGCAACGCCAGGACCACGCCGAAGGCGAGCGACACCAGGCCGGTCAACGCGAGCATCGCTCGCTGGCCTGCGGTTTCGCCACGGCCGAAAGCGAGGACGACTTCAGCGATCCCGGCGACGAACGCCCAGGCCGCGACCATGATGACGAGGACCAGTGCTGTGAGACCGGGCCAGGCGATGGCCAGGACACCCGCGGCGATGTTGACCACAGCGAGCAGCAGGCGCCCGACGACCGGCCCAGTGCCCCGGGCCGCGGTCATGAGGACCAGTTCCAGGCCGGCGTTGAAGAACGCGTATACGGCGAACAGCAGGACGAACGCGTTGATTGTGATGCCCGGCCAGGCGACCGCGACGACGCCGATGACGATCGCGAGGATGCCTCTCCACATGAGGCCTGTGTTGGTGCTGAGTCTCATTTTCTCCTCCAATCCGAACGAGGACCAGGGAGGCTGGCGCGTGCGTGCTTGATCAGAACAAAGTTGAGGTCAGTGCTGGGCGGCGAGTTCGTCGGCTTCGACTCGGCTGACGGCGGCCTCGATGATGGCGTACTCGGCCTGGTCGAGGGCGTAGAGCGCGAAGTCGACCGCGACGATGGCGTCCTGCTCGGCGTGGTCCGCGCGGTGTTCGGCCCGCCGGATGTCGCGCTCGATCTTGTGTTGTCGGGCCTTGGTCCGCATGTCGGCGAAGTGGTCGTCCAGGGTGGTCCGCAGCTCGACCCACTTCGTCTGGACATCCGTGCGTGCCTGTGCCATGCGCTTGCCGGCCTTGGCCTTCTGGTCGTCAACCGCGGACCTCAACGTGTCCAGCCGCGCCTGCAGCCGTTCCCGATCTTGCGCTACGGCGGCATGGACGACCTCCTCGGTCTTCTTCGCACGTGCGGACAGCTCACCGAGTTCATCCGAGAGTCGCTTCATCACAGAATCCTCCTCTCCCGACTGGTCCTTTCCGTCACCAGTCATCTTCCACTGTGGACTTTGCTCGTCTCGCGTCGGTTTCGGCGCTACGCCCACCATCGACCCGCCCGTACCCGGCTGTGCAGAGCCGAAAGTCCCAAAGACCGAGGGCCAACGCCCGCCTGCGCTGTGGCGCTCACCGAGTTCGGGAGCGCAAGCAGGGGGTCGCATGCTGTGGTGAGTTCGCTGGTCCGGTCATGGGCCGCGCCGCCGAACCGATCGTGTACGCCGAGGTGACCACCGGCGCCGAGAACGACCTCGACCAGGTCAGCACCCTCGCCCGGCAGGTGTTTGGCCCGTGGGGGACGCCCGAGGCGATCGGACCCCGGACCGTGCTGCCCCCACCCGGGCGGGAACGCCGCTGGGAATCGATGGTGTCGTCCTGGCTACCAAGGAACTGGTCGACCAGGAGGTCCGCGGCATCGTCGAGGAGCGCTATCACGAGGCCGTGGCAATCCTGACCGAGCACCGTGAGCGGTTGAACGCCCTCGCTTGCACGCCGCTCGACCGGGAACCCTCACTGAGGACGCCGCGGCCGTGGCGTCCGACGACCACGGATCCGTCCGGTGATGACCATTTCGAGGAGGCGTCGGCACTGTGAGCGCTCGCGGCCGTGAGAAGACCCGCCTTCACGTGGTGATCGTCGCGAATACCCACTCGGGCGGCGGCAAGCTGCGCAGGTTCCGGCTGATCGAGCGGGCCGAACGACTCGGGGCTCAAATACGAGTGATCGGCGAGGGGCAGAGCGCGTCGTCGCTCGCCCGGGCGGCGGTCGAGCAGGGGGCGGAGGTGCTGGGGGTGGCGGGCGGCGATGGGACCGTGTCGGCGGTGGCGGCCGTGGCCGCTGCGACCGACCATCCGTTGCTGGTGATCCCGGCCGGGACCCGCAACCACTTCGCCCGCGACCTCGGCCTGGACATCAGAAATCCGGGCCGGGCGTTGCCGGCCCTGCTGGAGGCGGAATCGGCGCGAGTCGACCTGGGCGTGGCCGGTTCGCGCATCTTCGTCAACAACGTCTCGTTCGGGATTTACGCCGAGGCGCTGCTGGAGCCTCGGTACCGCGAGGCCAAGGCACGCACCTTGGTGTCGTTGGCACCCGGATACATCGGAGGGCAGCGCTGGGTCGAGGCGATCGTGGACGCTCCGCAGGAGGCGATCGAGTGTCCGCAGGTGGTGCTGGTGTCCAACAATCCCTACCAGCTGTCCCCGCCGCGACACCTCGGCCGCCGGTTCGCCCTCGCCACGGGACTGCTCGGTGCGCTGGTGATCAAACGCCCGCCCGAGCCGCCCGCACCGCCGGACCTGTTGCCGCGTCTGCGCCGGGCGCTGCTGCGGCAGGCGAGCGCGGGCCTGCCCGAGACCGGAGTGGTCACCTGGTCGGCGCCGCAGGTCGTGCTGCACGGCTCGGCCCCGGGCCTGCCGGCCGGAATCGACGGTGAGCCCGTCGAGCTCTCCCTGCCCGTCCGGTGCGAGATCCGGCCCGGGGCGCTGCGGGTGCTGCTGCCGAAGCGATGGCCTGGAATGTGAAGGATGCGGCTGCCAATGCCTGCCGTCGGGGTCGGGAACCGGGTGCACGGCTGAGGGCAGCGACGGCTGGCCGGCGGAGGTGTTGGTCGTGGCAGATGAGCGGGGAGTCGGGCGTGGGCGGTGATCGCGCCGCCCAACGCCATGGGCCCGGGGGAGTCGTCCAACAGGGCGGCCGACTCGTCCACGATTTCCCGGCCTACCTGCGCGGGCCGTCGGGCAGCTCGACCGCCGTCCGCGAGATCATCGACCGGTACCAACTCGGTGAGCGGCTCGATTCCCTGGTCGTCGGCAGCAGCCTGCGTACCGGGTCGTGGGGGCGCGGAAGACCGGGACGTCGTGGTCGGCGCGCAGGGCAGGAGACGAGTGCCCGGCGCGGGCGGCTGCCTGCCATTCGCGAAACGATGTGCGCAGGACAACGCGGTGTCACGCAGCTCGGTGGCAAGGCCGAAGCGGCGGTTGACTGGCACCAGCCCGACAGAGACTCCAGGGGCGAGGATGTGGATCGGTGTGTCCGGGTTCTGGATCAGGTGATGGTAAGACGGGTTCCGTTGTGCCGCAGGGGAACAGGAATCGATCAGTCCCCGATGGCGTCCAGTCCCGCGGAAATCCTCGCCGGACCCCGCAACGGCACCCCGCGTGACGGGTAGTTCCGGAGAGGTAGTCGCGTGGGCACCACCTACGGTCGCGGGACAGCGTCGGGATTCGACCGGCATCCCCTGCGCGGAGCACGTATCAAGTGACGGTACGAGGCGCTACCCGCTCACCACGATCAGGCGTCTGGCGGGCTTCTGTAAGCGCGCAAGACGCCCCGGCACCCGTAGAGGTTGACGTGCCACGGACTGTGGCCGAGCAGCGTCCAGTTCCGGTCCAGCTCGGCGAAGAAGTCGGTCCCGCCGCAGATGTCCGGGTTCAGTTCGCCCAGATAGATGACCGTGTCCCCGGTGTAGGCGCGCAGGGCCTCGCCCGCGAGACCGCCTGAAGGCGGCCAGGAGAGCAGCAGGGCGCGCTCGGGGTGATCGGCGGGATCGGCAGGGTGGTGGTCGACGGGGTGGAACGGCTCGACGTCGTCCAGCCACGCTTCGCTGGGCGCGACATCGGTGGCGAGCACGTCCACGCCGAGCTGGGCCAGCTGCCAGGCCCAGTACCCGAGCCCGGCCCCCAGGTCGAGCACCGGCCGCCCCGCGAGCTGCTCCAGCACCCAGTCGAGGTCGCCGGGGCTCGGCAGCGCCCACGCGAGGCGGCGTTGCAGCACCCACCAGCCGAACGGGCCGTGCGGTGGAGGCAGGGCTTCCACGAGCAGCCCGGAGCCGGGAACGGGCAGGCGGCGCTCGTGCAGGGGAAGCGTGAGCGCGAGGTCCCAGTACGGGTTGACGGTGCGCTGCGGGCTGGCGGTGAGTGTGCGGATTGGTTTGCCGGACAAGGACTTCGCCTCCGAGCGGCTCCAGTGCTCGCGGGCGGTGTCGAGCAGTTCGATCGCGTGCGCC
The window above is part of the Allokutzneria albata genome. Proteins encoded here:
- a CDS encoding winged helix-turn-helix transcriptional regulator, with translation MFGPGDGPRRYSDLRDRIGGISKKMLNRMLRKLERNRLVERRVLATAPAGAEYRLTELGQSLLARSPSLPGGRRTTNPWPT
- a CDS encoding HdeD family acid-resistance protein; this translates as MWRGILAIVIGVVAVAWPGITINAFVLLFAVYAFFNAGLELVLMTAARGTGPVVGRLLLAVVNIAAGVLAIAWPGLTALVLVIMVAAWAFVAGIAEVVLAFGRGETAGQRAMLALTGLVSLAFGVVLALRPDIGAVVLAQVFGLFSIVSGVSALVAAANLKTHGGQSHTSTPARAQ
- a CDS encoding diacylglycerol/lipid kinase family protein, which gives rise to MSARGREKTRLHVVIVANTHSGGGKLRRFRLIERAERLGAQIRVIGEGQSASSLARAAVEQGAEVLGVAGGDGTVSAVAAVAAATDHPLLVIPAGTRNHFARDLGLDIRNPGRALPALLEAESARVDLGVAGSRIFVNNVSFGIYAEALLEPRYREAKARTLVSLAPGYIGGQRWVEAIVDAPQEAIECPQVVLVSNNPYQLSPPRHLGRRFALATGLLGALVIKRPPEPPAPPDLLPRLRRALLRQASAGLPETGVVTWSAPQVVLHGSAPGLPAGIDGEPVELSLPVRCEIRPGALRVLLPKRWPGM
- a CDS encoding methyltransferase domain-containing protein; translated protein: MAVIPAHAIELLDTAREHWSRSEAKSLSGKPIRTLTASPQRTVNPYWDLALTLPLHERRLPVPGSGLLVEALPPPHGPFGWWVLQRRLAWALPSPGDLDWVLEQLAGRPVLDLGAGLGYWAWQLAQLGVDVLATDVAPSEAWLDDVEPFHPVDHHPADPADHPERALLLSWPPSGGLAGEALRAYTGDTVIYLGELNPDICGGTDFFAELDRNWTLLGHSPWHVNLYGCRGVLRAYRSPPDA